In one Nicotiana tomentosiformis chromosome 6, ASM39032v3, whole genome shotgun sequence genomic region, the following are encoded:
- the LOC104092816 gene encoding uncharacterized protein translates to MTIDKGSMQSNLDSFLNCTTPLVPSQFLAKSEMRNLNRLWHPKEKEEIEYFTLADLWNCYDEWSAYGAGVPIKLDSGETLVQYYVPYLSAIQIFTSSSSVSILREENESVWETRDSFSDSLSDESESEKLSRWDGCSSEEGLFDQDSNLQMNDRLGYLYYQYFERSSPYGRVPLMDKISSLAERHPGLMSLRSVDLSPASWMSVAWYPIYHIPMGKTIKDLSTCFLTFHTLSSSFQDMDLEDNMEKGIRKLDEGETIPLSPFGLATYKMQGNVWISDRSGRDQERLVSLLSVADSWLKQLGVQHHDFNYFLGIRRG, encoded by the exons atgactATTGATAAAGGATCAATGCAATCAAATCTTGATTCTTTCTTGAATTGCACTACACCATTAGTACCATCTCAGTTTCTTGCCAAG AGTGAGATGAGAAACCTTAATAGGCTTTGGCATCCTAAAGAAAAGGAAGAGATTGAATACTTTACATTGGCTGATTTATGGAATTGTTATGATGAATGGAGTGCTTATGGTGCTGGAGTTCCTATTAAATTAGATAGTGGTGAAACTTTAGTCCAATATTATGTGCCTTATCTTtcagctattcaaattttcaccAGCAGTTCATCTGTAAGCATTTTAAG GGAGGAGAATGAGTCTGTTTGGGAGACAAGGGATTCTTTTAGTGATTCATTGAGTGATGAGAGTGAGAGTGAGAAGCTATCAAGATGGGATGGTTGTTCCTCAGAGGAAGGCTTATTTGATCAAGATAGCAACTTGCAAATGAATGACAGATTGGGTTACCTTTATTATCAATACTTTGAGAGATCTTCTCCATATGGAAGAGTACCTCTGATGGATAAG ATTAGTAGCTTAGCTGAAAGACACCCTGGATTAATGTCATTGCGAAGTGTAGATCTTTCACCAGCTAGTTGGATGTCAGTTGCTTG GTACCCTATCTATCACATTCCCATGGGGAAAACCATTAAGGACTTGTCTACTTGCTTTCTCACATTCCACaccctttcttcttcttttcaag ATATGGACCTTGAAGATAACATGGAAAAAGGTATTAGGAAACTAGATGAAGGGGAAACGATCCCTCTTTCACCTTTCGGTTTGGCAACTTACAAGATGCAGGGTAATGTGTGGATTTCGGACAGGAGTGGAAGAGACCAAGAGAGGCTGGTGTCACTATTAAGCGTGGCCGATTCATGGCTAAAGCAATTGGGGGTCCAACACCATGACTTTAACTACTTCTTGGGCATTCGTCGTGGCTAA